One segment of Rickettsiales bacterium Ac37b DNA contains the following:
- the prmC gene encoding Release factor glutamine methyltransferase, with the protein MNNTPTIKSALVYGKQELLNAGIASYNLDARLLLAHILNYSIEKLIISLEKTLTHNEWLFYQQLITRRTKFEPIVHLTGIKEFFSLEFRVNKNTLIPRPDSETLIETVLKYFPDKSVPLKILDLGTGTGCLILTLLNLYFNSTGLGIDLSIEALKIARFNSIHLTLDSYVLFVQNSWCNSLSNQAKYDVIISNPPYISHEELQKLDNEVKDYEPNLALDGGQDGLDCYREIASTIIDFLSKNGKIFLEIGQGQEESVKQIFKAHNMNCISEHKDLNQIIRCLVFERHH; encoded by the coding sequence ATGAATAATACTCCTACTATAAAATCAGCTTTGGTTTATGGAAAACAAGAACTTTTAAATGCAGGTATAGCAAGTTATAACTTGGATGCTAGATTATTATTAGCTCATATTCTTAATTATTCTATAGAAAAGCTCATTATTTCTTTGGAAAAAACTCTTACTCACAATGAGTGGTTATTCTATCAACAGTTAATAACAAGGCGTACAAAGTTTGAACCAATAGTACATCTAACAGGTATAAAGGAATTTTTTAGTCTAGAGTTTAGGGTAAATAAAAATACTCTAATTCCTAGACCAGATAGTGAAACTCTTATTGAGACTGTTTTAAAATATTTTCCTGATAAAAGTGTTCCCCTAAAAATACTTGATTTAGGTACTGGTACAGGATGTTTAATACTAACCTTACTTAATTTATACTTTAATTCAACTGGCCTTGGTATAGATCTTTCAATTGAAGCTCTTAAAATAGCACGTTTTAATAGTATACACTTAACTCTAGATAGTTATGTTTTATTTGTACAAAATAGCTGGTGTAACTCATTATCTAATCAAGCAAAATACGATGTTATTATTTCAAATCCTCCATATATTAGCCACGAAGAATTGCAAAAGCTAGATAATGAAGTGAAAGATTATGAACCAAATTTAGCCTTAGATGGTGGGCAAGATGGACTAGACTGTTATAGGGAGATTGCTTCTACTATAATTGACTTTCTAAGCAAGAATGGTAAAATTTTCTTAGAAATAGGTCAGGGTCAAGAGGAAAGTGTAAAACAAATATTTAAAGCTCATAATATGAATTGTATTTCCGAGCATAAAGATTTAAATCAAATTATACGTTGTTTAGTTTTTGAAAGACACCATTGA
- the gpsA gene encoding Glycerol-3-phosphate dehydrogenase [NAD(P)+] yields the protein MKRQIGVIGGGAWATALSMISAQATQNVILWTRNENVVMSINALHTNSQYLSNVTLPINIHATNNLKDILSCELIIIAIPAQSLRDIILELQKLDINTHIPLIICCKGVEQQSLLLMSEVVQEILPLQQIAVLSGPNFADEIAEGLPAATSLAALELKLARHLAENLSNHNLKIYYTDDIISVQLGGAVKNVIAIASGIITGKNLGENARAALITRSIAEIKRLCIAKGGNAETLMGLAGIGDLLLTCSSNKSRNMSFGIELSKGKSLQSIQNSGPKIVEGVISAKSIYELSLKLGIEMPICKSVYQILYESASIENTINSLLKRPVCNE from the coding sequence ATGAAAAGACAAATTGGAGTTATAGGAGGAGGAGCATGGGCTACAGCACTTAGCATGATATCCGCACAAGCTACGCAAAATGTTATATTATGGACACGTAACGAAAATGTTGTTATGAGCATTAATGCCTTGCATACAAATAGCCAATATTTGTCCAACGTAACATTACCTATCAATATCCATGCTACTAACAATTTAAAGGATATACTGTCTTGTGAATTAATAATAATTGCTATACCAGCCCAAAGTTTGCGAGATATTATCTTAGAATTACAAAAGCTAGACATAAATACTCATATACCTTTAATTATATGTTGTAAGGGAGTTGAGCAACAGAGCTTATTACTCATGAGTGAAGTAGTACAAGAGATTTTGCCTCTTCAGCAAATAGCTGTGTTATCAGGCCCGAATTTTGCAGATGAAATAGCAGAAGGGTTACCCGCAGCCACGAGCCTTGCAGCACTTGAGCTCAAGCTTGCTAGACACCTGGCAGAAAATTTAAGTAATCATAATTTGAAAATATACTATACAGATGATATTATTAGTGTCCAATTAGGTGGAGCCGTTAAAAATGTCATTGCAATTGCAAGCGGAATAATTACTGGCAAAAATTTAGGAGAAAATGCTAGAGCAGCTTTAATTACTAGGAGTATAGCTGAGATTAAAAGATTGTGCATTGCAAAAGGTGGAAATGCAGAGACATTAATGGGGCTTGCAGGAATTGGGGATTTATTACTTACTTGCAGTAGTAATAAATCGCGCAACATGTCTTTCGGTATAGAACTTAGTAAAGGTAAATCTTTACAATCAATCCAAAACTCTGGCCCTAAAATTGTAGAAGGGGTGATATCAGCAAAATCTATTTATGAGTTATCATTAAAACTTGGTATAGAAATGCCTATATGTAAATCTGTATATCAAATATTATACGAATCTGCTAGTATTGAAAACACTATTAATTCGTTACTTAAACGTCCTGTATGTAATGAATAA
- the cysW_1 gene encoding Sulfate transport system permease protein CysT translates to MLKKTNIIPGFYFTLGYSLLYTSFIVLIPLSCLFIKTASLTFAEFLTIITDSRVIAAYKLTFLTAFIAALINSILGFILCWVIVRYNFVGKKIIDAIIDLPFALPTSIAGLSLVLLYTPEGILGKYLAHMGIQVAFTSIGICFALIFVGLPFVVRTIEPVLQNIEQDIEEAALILGAGRLKIFTKIIIPNILPAWITGFALAFARGIGEYGSVIFISSNIPKVSEIISLLITIKLEQFEYSAATAIAVVMLIISFMLLLIINILQLWSNRHDQYH, encoded by the coding sequence ATGTTAAAAAAAACTAATATTATTCCAGGTTTTTATTTTACACTAGGCTATAGCTTACTTTACACCTCATTCATAGTATTGATACCTCTGTCTTGCTTATTTATCAAAACTGCTTCTTTAACTTTTGCTGAGTTTCTTACAATTATTACTGACTCTAGAGTCATTGCAGCATATAAGTTAACTTTCCTTACCGCATTTATAGCTGCACTTATAAATAGTATTCTGGGTTTTATTTTATGTTGGGTGATAGTACGTTACAATTTTGTTGGGAAAAAAATTATTGATGCAATCATTGATCTACCTTTTGCATTACCTACTTCGATTGCAGGCCTGTCCCTTGTACTACTTTATACTCCAGAAGGTATATTAGGTAAATATTTAGCACATATGGGGATTCAAGTTGCTTTTACTTCTATCGGAATATGCTTTGCCTTAATTTTCGTAGGTCTGCCTTTTGTAGTTAGAACTATAGAACCGGTATTACAAAATATTGAACAAGATATAGAAGAAGCAGCATTGATACTTGGAGCAGGCCGCTTAAAAATTTTTACAAAAATTATCATACCTAATATCCTTCCTGCATGGATTACTGGCTTTGCTTTAGCCTTTGCACGTGGTATTGGAGAATATGGTTCAGTAATTTTTATTTCTAGTAATATACCTAAAGTATCAGAGATTATCTCTTTGCTTATTACCATTAAACTTGAGCAATTTGAGTATAGTGCTGCAACTGCTATTGCAGTGGTTATGTTAATTATTTCTTTCATGTTATTGTTAATAATTAATATATTACAATTATGGAGCAATCGACATGATCAATACCACTGA
- the lpd gene encoding Dihydrolipoyl dehydrogenase, with product MTEKFDVVIIGSGPGGYVAAIRAAQLKMKVAVIEREHLGGVCLNWGCIPTKALLRSSEIHHLLHNVSDFGFSLSNITFDIKKIVERSRKVAAQLSSGIQHLLKKNKVTVFEGHGKLLGNNKVSIEKDGKSTEVSAPHIILATGARPRIVSPLEPDGKLIWTSKEAMIPETMPKSLLIVGSGAIGIEFASFYRNMGAEVTVVEMLDRILPAEDSEIAQIAHKAFVKQGMHILTSTTVKEVKKGKNNVTVTLNVEGKEQNITAERIIIAAGIVANTENLGLEQTKIKFDKGRIVTNDYLATDEPGVYAIGDIVGAPLLAHKASYEGIICIEKIAGLEVHKLKRANIPACTYCTPQIASIGLSEQQAKDAGYQVKIGRFPFVGNGKAVALGESEGLIKTIFDAKTGELLGAHMIGAEVTELIQGYAIAKNMEATELDIMHTIFPHPTLSEMMHESVLSAYEKAIHF from the coding sequence ATGACAGAAAAATTTGATGTAGTGATTATTGGGAGTGGCCCAGGTGGATATGTAGCGGCTATTCGTGCAGCTCAATTAAAAATGAAAGTAGCAGTAATTGAACGGGAACATCTTGGTGGTGTATGTTTAAATTGGGGTTGTATACCTACGAAAGCTTTGCTTAGATCTTCAGAAATTCACCATTTATTACATAATGTAAGCGATTTTGGTTTTTCTCTCTCTAATATTACTTTTGATATTAAAAAGATTGTTGAACGTTCGCGTAAAGTTGCAGCACAATTATCTAGCGGTATTCAACATTTGCTTAAAAAAAACAAAGTTACTGTATTTGAAGGACATGGGAAATTATTAGGTAATAATAAAGTTTCTATTGAAAAAGATGGTAAAAGCACAGAAGTTTCTGCACCACATATAATACTCGCTACTGGAGCTCGACCAAGGATAGTATCTCCTTTAGAACCAGATGGTAAATTAATTTGGACCTCAAAAGAAGCAATGATACCTGAAACTATGCCTAAATCTCTTTTAATAGTAGGTTCAGGAGCCATAGGCATAGAATTTGCAAGTTTCTATCGCAATATGGGTGCTGAGGTTACAGTCGTTGAAATGCTAGATAGAATTTTACCTGCTGAAGATAGTGAAATTGCCCAAATTGCCCATAAAGCTTTTGTAAAACAAGGAATGCATATTTTAACTAGTACTACAGTTAAAGAAGTAAAAAAAGGTAAGAATAATGTTACAGTTACTCTAAATGTAGAAGGTAAAGAACAAAATATCACTGCAGAAAGAATTATAATAGCGGCTGGTATTGTAGCAAATACAGAAAATCTTGGTTTAGAGCAAACAAAAATAAAATTTGATAAAGGACGTATAGTTACAAATGACTACTTAGCAACAGATGAACCAGGGGTTTATGCAATTGGGGATATAGTTGGAGCTCCATTGCTTGCTCATAAAGCTAGTTATGAAGGTATAATATGCATTGAAAAAATTGCTGGTCTTGAGGTACATAAGCTGAAACGTGCAAATATACCTGCTTGCACTTATTGTACTCCTCAAATTGCAAGTATAGGATTATCTGAACAGCAAGCTAAAGATGCAGGTTACCAAGTAAAAATTGGACGCTTTCCATTTGTAGGGAATGGTAAAGCGGTTGCTTTAGGTGAATCAGAAGGGTTAATTAAAACTATATTTGATGCCAAAACAGGTGAATTATTGGGAGCCCATATGATTGGGGCTGAAGTTACAGAGCTTATTCAAGGGTATGCTATAGCCAAAAATATGGAAGCAACAGAGCTTGATATTATGCATACTATATTTCCGCATCCTACCTTATCTGAGATGATGCATGAATCTGTACTGTCTGCGTATGAGAAAGCCATACATTTTTAG
- the cysW_2 gene encoding Sulfate transport system permease protein CysW yields the protein MINTTEPKIVRIILITIALLFVFLFLIAPLLMVIIEAFRGGVGHYINSIFEQESYSAIKLTCLVALVTVPLNLIFGIMAAWCITKFDFYGKAILTTLIELPFSVSPVIAGLIYVLLFGNDSILGEWLAKYDISIIFAVPGIILATTFVTFPLVVKELIPLMQEQGYNEEEAALSLGATGLQTFFYVTLPKIKWALLYGVLLCNARAMGEFGAVSVVSGHIRGVTNTIPLHVEILYNEYNFIGAFAVASILAILAVITLIVKLFIETKYNH from the coding sequence ATGATCAATACCACTGAGCCTAAAATAGTACGTATTATATTGATTACAATTGCGTTGCTATTTGTGTTTTTATTTCTTATCGCTCCGTTATTAATGGTGATTATTGAAGCATTTCGAGGTGGAGTTGGCCATTATATAAACTCTATATTTGAGCAAGAATCTTATTCTGCTATTAAATTGACATGTTTAGTTGCTTTAGTAACTGTGCCACTGAATTTAATTTTTGGTATTATGGCTGCATGGTGTATTACTAAATTTGATTTTTATGGTAAAGCTATATTAACTACATTAATCGAACTACCTTTTTCGGTTTCACCAGTCATAGCTGGCTTGATATATGTTTTATTATTTGGCAATGATAGTATATTAGGAGAATGGCTTGCGAAATATGATATTTCTATCATTTTTGCAGTACCTGGTATAATACTGGCCACAACTTTTGTAACTTTTCCTCTCGTAGTGAAAGAGCTTATACCTCTCATGCAAGAACAAGGTTATAACGAAGAGGAGGCAGCATTATCACTTGGTGCTACTGGCTTGCAAACATTTTTTTATGTTACATTACCTAAAATTAAATGGGCATTGTTATACGGTGTCTTATTATGTAATGCACGAGCCATGGGAGAATTTGGAGCTGTTTCAGTAGTATCTGGCCATATACGAGGTGTTACAAACACTATCCCATTACACGTAGAAATTCTATATAATGAATATAATTTTATTGGAGCTTTCGCAGTAGCCTCTATACTTGCCATACTGGCAGTAATTACCTTAATAGTAAAATTATTTATTGAAACAAAATATAACCATTAG
- the cysA gene encoding Sulfate/thiosulfate import ATP-binding protein CysA codes for MSIVIDNVSKKKGNTKILNNINLKIESGELIALVGPSGSGKTTLLRIIAGLEMADQGTILTYNTNIATQTPKDRKIGFVFQNYALFKHLTVFENVAFGINIMSKSEKPSKEEIQNQVNQLLESMHISHLKDRYPMQLSGGQKQRVAIARALAISPNILLLDEPFGALDARVRKSLRSWMRQLHSDMQVTTVFVTHDQEEAMEVSDRIVIMNHGSIEQIDTPAQTYQHPANEFVYDFLGTFNIFEGIKDDTGTIHIVDLAEHKQDKASKSHWIKNNFENVLQFFNQKLNKDTAQSITSEGNFVRIFARPYDMELTKKPIIGQEYIITKVVHIYPTSSTVKLELIRRNGNIIHAEITKTIFDNLAITKGEEIFVRPQEVTVFA; via the coding sequence ATGAGCATAGTAATAGACAATGTTTCTAAAAAAAAGGGTAATACTAAAATTCTAAATAATATTAATTTAAAAATTGAATCAGGAGAACTTATTGCATTGGTAGGACCTTCAGGCTCAGGTAAAACTACATTATTACGTATTATAGCTGGTCTTGAAATGGCTGATCAAGGTACTATTTTAACTTACAATACTAATATAGCTACACAAACTCCTAAAGATCGTAAAATTGGTTTTGTATTTCAAAATTATGCTTTATTTAAGCATTTAACAGTATTTGAAAATGTAGCTTTTGGTATAAATATAATGTCAAAATCAGAAAAACCTTCTAAAGAAGAGATCCAAAATCAAGTAAATCAACTACTTGAATCTATGCATATCTCTCATCTCAAAGATCGTTATCCTATGCAGTTATCTGGTGGACAAAAACAGCGTGTTGCTATAGCGCGAGCTCTTGCAATTTCTCCCAATATATTACTGCTAGATGAACCATTTGGTGCTCTAGATGCTAGAGTTCGTAAATCACTTAGGAGCTGGATGCGCCAACTCCATAGTGATATGCAGGTTACCACTGTATTTGTAACCCACGACCAAGAAGAAGCTATGGAAGTTTCAGATCGCATTGTCATTATGAACCACGGCTCAATCGAACAAATTGATACTCCTGCCCAAACTTATCAGCACCCTGCTAATGAATTTGTTTATGATTTTTTAGGTACCTTTAATATATTTGAAGGTATAAAAGATGATACTGGTACTATACATATAGTAGATTTAGCAGAACATAAACAAGATAAAGCTTCTAAATCTCACTGGATAAAAAATAATTTTGAAAATGTCCTACAATTTTTTAATCAAAAACTTAATAAAGATACGGCTCAATCTATTACATCAGAAGGTAATTTTGTACGCATATTTGCTCGTCCTTATGATATGGAATTAACAAAAAAACCTATCATAGGTCAAGAATATATTATAACTAAAGTAGTGCACATTTACCCTACTTCTTCTACAGTGAAGTTAGAGCTTATTAGAAGAAATGGCAATATAATACATGCAGAAATTACTAAAACGATATTTGATAATTTAGCTATTACTAAAGGAGAAGAAATTTTTGTAAGACCTCAAGAAGTCACTGTTTTCGCATAA
- the ileS gene encoding Isoleucine--tRNA ligase: MNTEKLYPQVDSNPSFAAIEEKILKFWQQNNIFQASIDQRNHQSEFVFYDGPPFANGLPHYGHLLTGFMKDLIARYQTMQSKRVERRFGWDCHGLPAEMAVEKELQLSGYAQIVEFGIEKFNKQCATSVLRYTSEWEQYVNRQGRWVDLENDYKTMDTDFMESVLWAFKQLYGKGLIYESMRVMPYSWACEAPLSNFETRLDNSYRERTDKAITVTFTLNNRPQSAPEGCKAYKVLAWTTTPWTLPSNLALAVNKDIKYVYIVKNEECFIIAETLYHKYTKELGLDKENPPNISLGEELIGLTYEPLFPYFSHHDNAFKILEGEFVTEHDGTGIVHMAPGFGEDDYVLCTKHNISIVCPVDSRGKFTREVSDYAGMLVFDAIDEIIKSLKLSGHLIKIEQFVHNYPHCWRTDTPLIYKALPSWYVEVTKIKEQLIKNNQQINWVPEHVKNGLFGKWLENVRDWSISRNRFWGTPIPVWKSDNPLYPRIDVYGSIEELEKDFKVKIDDLHKPFIDTLTRPNPDDPSGKSMMVRVTDVFDCWFESGSMPYAQIHYPFENKERFEKNFPADFIVEYSAQTRGWFYTLLVLSTALFDKPPFLNCVCHGVILDEKGQKLSKRLNNYQDPMEIFATFGADALRFFMMSSPVMRGQELLIDKEGRMLKDTIRLVIKPIWNSYNFFTLYANADNIKAVYSVASPNIMDQYILSKTQEVVTQVIKALDNYDTPSSCALIQDFFEILTNWYIRRNRNRFWKTNYDDDKQHAYNTLYTVLNIMCKVCAPLLPFITEEIYLGLETGGKLISSSSVHLTNFPTAQDIRYDAKLVSNMDRTRDICSSILAVRNNNNIKTRTPLEEATVLGANVIHLTKFVDLIKDETNIKQLNLSENIDDQASFKLQLNFTVLGKRLPNKIKELITASKANNWYKDSDSSLEIAGEKLNNDEFNIILAPKNTQNSMALSSNDALVTVNLNITEDLKLEGMARDLVRLIQQSRKEANLNISDRIALNLTTDSELSKAISQFSSYIGEQTLSTLMLNKKELQQDFTYKYEHILDNDKVIIEFSVMS; encoded by the coding sequence ATGAACACTGAAAAATTATATCCTCAAGTCGATTCTAATCCTAGTTTTGCTGCAATAGAAGAAAAAATACTGAAGTTTTGGCAACAAAATAATATATTCCAAGCTTCAATAGATCAGCGCAATCATCAGTCCGAATTTGTTTTTTATGATGGACCTCCATTTGCGAATGGGCTTCCTCATTATGGACATTTGCTCACAGGTTTTATGAAAGATCTCATTGCTAGGTATCAAACTATGCAAAGCAAAAGAGTAGAAAGAAGATTTGGCTGGGATTGTCATGGTCTTCCTGCTGAAATGGCGGTAGAAAAAGAGCTCCAACTATCTGGATATGCACAAATTGTAGAATTTGGTATTGAAAAATTTAATAAACAGTGTGCAACTTCTGTGCTGAGATATACCTCAGAGTGGGAACAATATGTTAATAGACAAGGTCGCTGGGTTGATTTAGAAAATGATTATAAAACCATGGATACGGATTTTATGGAATCAGTATTATGGGCCTTTAAGCAGCTTTATGGCAAAGGATTAATTTATGAATCTATGCGTGTTATGCCCTATTCATGGGCATGTGAAGCACCTTTATCTAATTTTGAAACAAGATTAGATAATTCATATAGAGAACGTACTGATAAAGCTATTACTGTAACTTTTACGTTAAATAATAGGCCTCAATCAGCACCAGAGGGCTGTAAAGCTTATAAAGTGCTCGCATGGACTACCACACCTTGGACTCTGCCTTCAAATTTAGCACTTGCCGTTAATAAGGATATAAAATATGTTTATATTGTTAAAAATGAAGAATGTTTTATTATAGCAGAAACTTTATATCATAAATATACTAAAGAGCTTGGGTTAGATAAAGAGAATCCGCCTAATATAAGTTTAGGGGAAGAATTAATAGGTTTAACTTACGAACCTTTATTTCCTTATTTTAGTCATCATGATAATGCTTTTAAAATCCTTGAAGGAGAATTTGTTACAGAGCATGATGGTACAGGTATAGTACATATGGCTCCTGGCTTTGGTGAGGACGATTATGTATTATGTACTAAACATAATATTTCTATAGTATGTCCTGTAGATAGCCGTGGCAAATTCACTCGTGAAGTATCAGATTATGCAGGAATGTTAGTATTTGATGCAATTGATGAAATAATCAAATCATTAAAATTATCAGGTCATTTAATAAAAATTGAACAATTTGTACATAATTATCCTCATTGTTGGCGTACCGATACTCCATTAATATATAAAGCTTTGCCATCATGGTATGTCGAAGTGACTAAAATTAAAGAACAATTGATTAAGAATAATCAGCAAATTAATTGGGTTCCAGAGCATGTCAAAAATGGATTATTTGGCAAATGGCTTGAAAATGTACGAGATTGGTCCATTAGTCGTAATCGTTTCTGGGGTACACCTATCCCTGTTTGGAAATCAGATAATCCTTTATATCCGCGTATAGACGTATATGGCTCAATAGAAGAATTAGAGAAAGACTTTAAAGTTAAAATTGATGATTTGCATAAACCCTTTATTGATACTTTAACACGTCCTAATCCAGATGATCCTAGTGGTAAATCAATGATGGTACGTGTTACAGATGTATTTGACTGTTGGTTTGAGAGTGGATCTATGCCCTATGCACAAATCCATTATCCTTTTGAGAATAAAGAAAGATTTGAAAAGAATTTTCCAGCTGATTTTATAGTAGAATATTCTGCCCAAACTAGAGGTTGGTTTTATACACTTTTAGTACTTTCTACAGCTTTATTTGATAAGCCTCCTTTCTTAAATTGCGTATGTCATGGGGTAATACTTGATGAAAAAGGACAAAAATTATCTAAGCGCCTGAATAATTATCAAGATCCTATGGAGATTTTTGCAACATTTGGGGCAGATGCATTACGTTTCTTTATGATGTCATCACCTGTGATGCGAGGCCAAGAATTACTAATTGATAAAGAAGGTCGTATGTTAAAAGATACCATACGCCTTGTAATAAAACCTATTTGGAATTCTTATAATTTTTTTACTTTATATGCTAATGCTGATAATATAAAAGCTGTTTATTCAGTGGCTTCACCGAATATTATGGATCAGTACATCTTATCTAAAACTCAAGAAGTAGTGACTCAGGTAATAAAGGCATTAGATAATTATGATACTCCAAGTAGTTGTGCTCTTATTCAAGATTTTTTTGAAATACTCACCAACTGGTATATTAGAAGAAACCGTAATCGTTTTTGGAAAACAAACTATGATGATGATAAACAGCATGCTTATAATACTCTATATACTGTATTAAATATAATGTGTAAAGTATGTGCTCCTTTACTTCCTTTTATTACTGAAGAAATTTATTTAGGTTTAGAAACAGGAGGCAAGCTTATATCATCTAGTTCTGTACATTTAACTAATTTCCCAACTGCCCAAGATATTAGGTATGATGCTAAATTAGTATCTAATATGGACCGTACACGAGATATATGTAGTAGCATTTTGGCCGTGCGTAATAATAATAATATAAAAACTCGTACACCTTTAGAAGAAGCTACAGTTTTAGGTGCAAATGTTATCCATCTTACAAAATTTGTGGATCTTATTAAAGATGAAACGAACATAAAACAATTAAATCTTTCTGAAAATATAGATGATCAAGCTAGTTTTAAGCTTCAGCTTAATTTTACAGTACTTGGAAAAAGGTTACCTAATAAAATAAAAGAATTAATAACTGCAAGTAAAGCTAATAATTGGTATAAAGACTCTGATAGTTCTTTAGAAATAGCTGGTGAAAAGCTTAATAATGATGAATTTAATATCATTTTAGCTCCTAAAAATACACAAAATTCTATGGCTCTTAGTAGTAATGATGCTTTAGTAACTGTAAATCTTAATATTACTGAAGATCTTAAATTAGAAGGTATGGCACGTGATTTAGTTAGATTAATACAACAATCACGTAAAGAAGCCAATTTAAATATTTCAGATCGTATTGCATTAAATTTAACAACAGATAGCGAGCTTAGTAAAGCTATCAGCCAGTTTTCTAGTTACATAGGAGAACAAACTCTTTCTACTCTAATGTTAAATAAAAAAGAATTGCAACAAGATTTTACGTATAAATATGAACATATCTTAGATAATGATAAGGTAATTATAGAATTTTCTGTAATGTCATAG
- a CDS encoding EamA-like transporter family protein, which translates to MYITVNTFKKNIRGIAWMLLKCLVFTIISMMISKISHQIHIFEILFLTMLVRLLCLFPWVFYTKRENLQINVPKLYILRSILTTISLILWFYVLKITPIVEATAISYTTPLFSVIAAAIFLQEKLTSQHIMALSIGFLGAIIALHPNLEYFNRIQLGGLLTLVTACIWALTDIVSKIQSDKEHIGAQTFYNTLCMALFSLPLALMVWTTPTISQITWVMVIGLLFLINHLSLTWSYYHADIMVVAPFTFSRICFTIILAYLFFNDTPDLYSIIGATIILGSSLYILYIEKYKYNTLYR; encoded by the coding sequence ATGTATATAACAGTTAATACTTTCAAGAAAAATATACGTGGCATAGCGTGGATGTTACTCAAATGTTTAGTATTTACTATCATTTCCATGATGATTAGTAAAATTTCTCATCAAATACATATTTTTGAAATTCTCTTTCTTACTATGTTAGTAAGACTGCTATGTTTGTTCCCATGGGTTTTTTATACGAAACGAGAAAATTTGCAGATTAATGTTCCTAAACTTTATATACTTCGTTCTATTCTCACAACAATTAGCCTGATTCTATGGTTTTATGTGTTAAAAATTACTCCAATAGTAGAGGCTACCGCTATAAGCTATACTACACCTTTATTTTCTGTTATTGCTGCTGCTATATTTCTCCAAGAAAAATTAACTAGTCAGCATATTATGGCTTTATCTATAGGGTTTTTGGGAGCTATTATAGCGCTACATCCAAATTTAGAATACTTTAATAGAATACAATTAGGCGGATTATTGACCTTAGTAACAGCTTGTATATGGGCACTTACTGATATAGTAAGTAAAATACAATCTGATAAAGAACATATAGGAGCACAAACTTTTTATAATACTTTATGTATGGCGCTATTTTCCTTGCCTTTAGCATTAATGGTATGGACAACACCTACTATATCTCAAATAACGTGGGTAATGGTTATAGGTTTACTATTTTTAATTAATCACCTTTCTTTGACTTGGTCATATTACCACGCAGATATTATGGTTGTTGCACCTTTTACATTTAGCAGAATATGTTTTACAATTATTTTAGCATATTTATTCTTTAATGACACACCTGACTTATATAGTATCATAGGGGCAACTATTATTTTAGGTAGTAGTCTTTACATATTGTATATAGAAAAATATAAATATAATACGCTTTATAGATAA
- a CDS encoding Oligoketide cyclase/lipid transport protein: MPIHKTKINSKYTTKQLFDLVVDIEKYPEFLPWCAGAKILSQDNNVIYADLMIKFKIFSGKYTSKVSYKAPKLDDLSAMISVELVEGPFTHLYNKWQFIPIDTGSMVYFDLDFGFTSSILNHFISGMFQKAAEKMVLAFNMRALQLYS; encoded by the coding sequence ATGCCTATCCATAAGACAAAGATTAACTCTAAATATACTACTAAGCAGTTGTTTGATTTAGTTGTAGATATAGAGAAATATCCAGAGTTTTTACCATGGTGTGCTGGTGCTAAAATATTATCTCAAGATAATAATGTAATTTATGCAGATTTAATGATAAAATTTAAAATTTTTTCTGGTAAATATACGTCTAAGGTATCTTATAAAGCTCCAAAGTTAGATGATTTATCAGCTATGATTAGTGTAGAGTTGGTAGAAGGTCCCTTTACTCATTTATATAATAAATGGCAATTTATACCAATAGATACAGGAAGTATGGTATATTTTGATTTAGATTTTGGTTTTACATCGTCAATTCTGAATCATTTCATTAGTGGAATGTTTCAAAAAGCAGCAGAAAAAATGGTGTTAGCATTCAATATGCGTGCTTTGCAGCTATATAGTTAA